CGCACAAGCGCTCAGCCCCAATACCAGGCTGAACAGGGTGATACGTGCAAGAGCGGTCATAGGCACTTCCTCGAATTATTTGTCCGGACTGTCGATGGTCAGCGGCTGTGTGGCAGTGGTGCTGCTGGCCAGGGGTTGGCTGCGGCCGATCCATTCGCCTGTAGTCGGTTGACCGGCCCGGGATATGCGCGCAACCAGTTGGACTTCAGGGAAGTTGGACAGTTTCAACTGCGGCATCATCGCATCGGCGTCGCCCAACTCGACGGTGACCGGCAGTTCGGCGACGGTCACGCGTTTGGCCGCCAGCGGCGCCGGCGGACCGTTTACCGCACGGGCGAAGATGAACACGCTGTCGGTGGGCAGGGCCTTGGCCTTCACTTCGGCGGACAGGTCCACACGCACTTTCATCACGGTTTTTTGCGCGACAGTACCGCCGCTCTCTTTGAGCTTTTCGGCCGCCCGGTCGATGCCGCCTTGCAGCGCCGCACGGGAGTTGTCTTGCGGTGGCAGTTGCGCCAACAGGCGGTTCCAGTAGTCGATCGCCTCTTGATAACGCTGGCCTTCAAAGGCAGCGATACCCAGCAGGCCGAGGCTGGTGACTTCCTTGGGGTCCAGCTTCAAGGCTTCATCGGTGAGCGCCTGCACCTTGGGCGACCACTGTTTGTTGTCGGCAAAGTACTGCGCCTGGGCCCACTGGCCAAGCAGTTCCGGCTGGCGGCCGGCCAGGGCCACGGTGCGTTCGAACACCTTGGCGGCATCGGCCGAGCGATCCTGGGCCATATAGGCGCGGCCGAGGAAGTACAAGCCTTCGGCCGAGTCCGGTTGGGCGGCGGCAGCGCGCTCCAGGCGGCGGGTCATGTCTTCCATGGACACCGGCGGCTGGGAGAATTCGCGGGTCAGTTCAACCTTGTCGCTGGCGCCAAAGTGCAGGTACAAGCCCAGGCCCAACACCGGCACCAGCACGGCGGCGAGCAACGGCAGCGGTTTGCCCAGGCGCGATTCGCGGGGCTTTTCCACACCTTCGGTATCGGCCAGCAATTCGCGGGCGGCCTCGGCGCGGCCGGTGTCGAGTTGCGCGGCGTTGAGCACGCCTTCGTCCTGCTGCACTTGCAGCTCGGCCACGCGCTCCTGGTAGAGCGCCACGTTCAGCGCGGTGCGGTCCTCCTCACGCTGGGCGCGGCGGCCGCGCAGTACAGGGATCAACAGAAAACTCAGGGCAATCAGAAGCAGCAAGCCGGCTGCGAGCCAGAAATCAATCATCAGTCTTGGTGTCCAGCAATTGGTCGAGGCGTTTACGCTCTTCAGGGGACAGCGCGTCGGAGCCATCGGTCGGCGCGACGCGGCGACGGCGTACGATCACCGCCATCACCACCACGCCGGCCAGCAACAGCCCGGCCGGGCCGAACCAGAGCAGCGCGGTCTTGCCGGTGAGGGCCGGTTTGTAGCGCACGAAATCACCGTAGCGGTCGACCATGAAGTCGATGATCTGCTGGTTGTCCTTGCCCTCCCCCAGCATGCGGAAAATCTCTTTGCGCAAGTCGGCGGCGATCGGCGCGTTGGAGTCGGCGATGTCCTGGTTCTGGCATTTGGGGCAGCGCAGTTCCTTGGTCAGTTCGCGGAAACGCTCGCGGTCGGCGTCCTTGGCAAACTCGTAAGTGTCGATGGCCGCCTGCGCGACGCCGACCAGTCCAAGTGCGAGAACAGCCGCAGCTAACAGACGCTTCATGGTTTGGCCTCGTCGACCAACGCCTGGTACTTGGCGGCCAGTTGCTCGCGCCACACCACTTCGTCGATCACGCCGACGTACTTGTCGCGGATCACGCCTTTGGCGTCGATAAAGAAGGTTTCCGGGGCGCCGTACACACCGAGATTCAACCCCAGATTGCCGTCTTCGTCGCGGATATCCAGTTGGTACGGGTTATGGAACTCGGCCAGCCACTTCAAGGCTGCCGCATTGTCGTCCTTGTAGTTGATCCCGTAGATAACCACGCCCTTTTCGGCCAGTTTGTTGAGCACCGGGTGTTCGACGCGGCAGGAGATGCACCAGGTGCCCCACACGTTGACCAGTGCCGGTTTGCCCAGCAGGTCGGCCTGGGTCAGGGTTTTGTCGCCCTGCACCGTCGGCAGCGAAAACGCCGGGAACGGTTTGCCGATCATCGCCGAAGGCAACTCGGCCGGGTCCAGATACAACCCGCGATACAGAAACACCGCGACCACCAGAAATGCCGCCAGCGGCAATACCATCAACCAACGCTTCATGCCGCCGCTCCCTGCATACCGAGGGCTTCACGCACCCGGCTTTTCACTTTGACCCGATAACGCCGGTCCAGCGCGGCCAGCAAACCACCAAAGCCTGTGAGCAAGCCGCCGAACCAGATCCAGCGCACAAACGGCTTCACATGCACGCGCACTGCCCAGGCGCCCTCGCCCAACGGTTCACCCAATGCAACATAGAGGTCGCGGGTGAAACCGGCGTCGATCCCGGCTTCGGTCATCATCGAACTCTGCACCGTGTACAAGCGTTTTTCCGGGTGCAGCACGGCGATTTCCTTGCCGTTGCGCACCACGCGCACGGTGCCTTTGTCTGACGTGAAATTCGGCCCTTCGAAGTGCTTGGCGCCCTCGAAGATGAAGTGGTAACCGGCCAGGTCCATGGACTCGCCCGGTGCCAGGCGCAGGTCACGCTCGGCGCTGTTCTGACTGGACAGGACCACACCCAGGGCGCATACGGCGATGCCGATGTGGGCGATCTGCATACCCCAATAGCTGCGGGTCAAGGTCGGCAAGCCTTTGATCAAGCCTTTGTGCCGGGTCTTGTCGACGATGTCGCGCACACCGGCCAGCAACACCCAGGCGGCCAGCAGGAAGGTGGCAAGCACCGCCCAATTGAAGTCGCCGTAGGCAAACCCGGCGATCACCGCCAACGCCACACTGCCCAGCAGCACCGGCATCAGCATGCCGGCCAGCCATTTCACCGGGGTGTCTTTCCAGCGCACCAGCATGCCGACGGCCATCACCACCATCAACAGGCCCATCAACGGGATGAACAACGCGTTGAAATACGGCGGGCCGACGGACAGCTTGGCGCCGCTCAAGGCATCCAGCACCAGCGGGTACAGGGTGCCGAGCAGGATCATCGATGCAGCCACCACCAGCACCAGGTTATTGCCCAGCAGCAGGGTTTCCCGCGACCACAGGTTAAAACCGACCTGGCTCTTGACCACCGGCGCACGCAACGCAAACAGCGTCAGTGAGCCGCCGACCACAAACAGCAGGAAGATCAGGATGAACACGCCGCGCTCAGGGTCGGACGCAAACGCATGCACCGAGGTCAGCACACCTGAACGCACAAGGAATGTGCCGAGCAGGCTGAGGGAAAACGCCGCGATGGCCAGCAACACGGTCCAGCTTTTGAACACGCCGCGCTTTTCGGTGACGGCCAGCGAGTGAATCAGCGCCGTGCCGACCAGCCATGGCATAAAGGAGGCGTTTTCCACCGGGTCCCAGAACCACCAGCCGCCCCAGCCGAGTTCGTAATACGCCCACCACGAGCCCAGGGTGATACCAATCCCGAGGAAGGCCCAGGCGACGATGGTCCACGGCCGCGACCAGCGCGCCCACGCCGCATCAAGGCGCCCGCCGAGCAAGGCGGCGATGGCGAAGGCGAACGCGACCGAGAAACCCACGTAACCCATATAGAGCATCGGCGGATGCACGATCAGGCCGATGTCCTGCAGCAGCGGGTTGAGGTCATGCCCGTCCGCCGGGATCTGCGGCAGGATGCGGCTGAAGGGGTTGGAGGTCATGATCAAAAACAGCAGGAAGCCGATGCTGATCATGCCCATCACCGCCAGCACACGGGCCAGCATCACTTGCGGCAATTGGCGCGAGAACACCGACACGGCAAAGGTCCAGCCGCCGAGGATCAACGCCCACAGCAGCAACGACCCTTCGTGGGCGCCCCACACGGCGCTGAACTTGTAGTACCAGGGCAGTGCGCTGTTGGAGTTATTGGCCACATAGGCGACGGAAAAGTCGTCGGTCATAAAGGCGTAGGTCAGGCAGCCAAACGCGAAGACCAGGAACGCAAACTGACCCCAGGCGGCCGGCTGCGCCAGGCTCATCCACAGGCGGTCGCCGCGCCAGGCCCCGAGTAACGGCACCACGGCCTGGACGATGGCAAAACACAGGGCGAGGATCATCGCCAACTGGCCCAGTTCCGGAATAAACAATGCGGACGTCATGGCTTAGCCCTCCTTGGCAGGTGTTGGAGCCGACTGGCCGCTGTCTTTCAGGGCCTTGGTGACTTCCGGCGGCATGTATTTCTCATCGTGCTTGGCCAGCACCTCATCGGCCGCCACCACGCCGTCGGCGTTGAGCTTGCCCAGGGCGACGATGCCCTGGCCTTCGCGGAACAGGTCCGGGAGGATGCCACGGTAGGTGATAGTCACAGCCTTGTTGAAGTCAGTGACCACAAAGGTCACGTCGAGGGAGTCACCGGAACGCTTCAGCGAGCCCTTCTCCACCATGCCGCCGGCGCGAATTCGCGTATCAACCGGGGCTTCGCCATTAGCGATCTGGGTCGGGGTGTAAAACAGGTTGATGTTCTGCTGCAGGGCGCTCAAGGCCAGGGTCACGGCAATGCCGACGCCGGCCAGGATGGCAAGGATGATCAACAGACGCTTTCTACGCAGCGGATTCACTTTTCGGTCTCCCGGCGCAAACGACGCGCCTCTTGTTGCAGGTAACGCTTGCGGGCCAGGATCGGCGCGGCGACGTTGAGGGCCAGCACTGCCAGGCAGATGCCATAGGCCGTCCAGACATACAGGCCGTGATGACCCATGGCGAGAAAATCACTGAAAGAGTTGAAACTCATCCCCGCGCTCCCAGGCTGTTTTGCACTTGCGCCTTGACCCAGCTGGTGCGGGCTTCACGCTTGAGTACTTCGAGGCGCATGCGCATCAGCAGCACGGCGCCGAAGAAACAGTAGAAGCCCAGCACCATCAGCAGCAGCGGCGCCCACATTTCCACGGGCATTGCCGGTTTTTCGGTGAGGGTGAAGGTGGCGCTCTGGTGCAGGGTGTTCCACCACTGCACCGAGTATTTGATGATCGGGATGTTGATCACGCCGACGATCGCCAGCACCGCACAGGCTTTGGCGGCGCTGTCGCGGTTGCTGATGGCGTTGCCCAAAGCGATCAAGCCGAAGTACAGAAACAGCAGGATCAACATGGAGGTTAGTCGCGCATCCCACACCCACCACGAGCCCCAGGTGGGTTTGCCCCAGATCGCGCCGGTGACCAGCGCCACGGCAGTCATCCACGCACCGATGGGCGCGGCGCATTGCAGGGCCACGTCGGCGAGTTTCATCTTCCACACCAGGCCCACCACGCCACACACCGCCAGCATCACGTAGCAGGACTGCGCCAGCATCGCGGCGGGCACGTGGATATAGATGATGCGAAAGCTGTTGCCCTGCTGGTAATCCGGCGGCGCGAAGGCCAGGCCCCAGACCAGGCCGATGCCGATCAGCAACGCGGCGGCGACGCTCAACCACGGCAGCAGCTTGCCACTGATGCCATAGAACCATTTGGGCGAGCCGAGCTTGTGAAACCAGGTCCAGTTCATTGCTGTTTCTCACGGTTGCTTCTCGTCATTGCGAGAAGCGTAGGGTCTTTACTGACCCAGCGTATAACGCCGGGTCAGACCTCATTATTCGCCGACGCTGATCTTCAGGCCGGCCGCTATAGCAAAGGGTGTCAGGGTTACCGCCAGGGCGGTCAGGCTACCAAGCCACAGGAGGTAACCGGTCGCCGGCATGCCCATGAGCGCGGCCTGCAAGGCGCCGCTGCCCAGGATCAACACCGGGATATACAAAGGCAGAATCAGCAGGGCCAGCAACAGGCCACCGCGCTTCAAACCGACGGTCAACGCTGCGCCCACCGCCCCCAACAGGCTGAGCACCGGCGTACCGAGCAACAAGGACAGGAGCAACACCGGCAGGCATTCAGCGGGCAAGCCCAGCATCATCGCCAGCAGCGGCGAGAGCAAGACTAGCGCCAAGCCGGAAAAAGCCCAGTGTGCCAGCACCTTGGCCAGTACCAGAAGTGGCAGAGGGTGCGACGAAAGGACCCACTGTTCAAGGGAACCGTCTTCGAAATCACTGCGAAACAGCCCGTCCAGCGAGAGCAACACCGATAACAGCGCGGCGACCCACACCAGTCCTGGGGACAAGGTTTGCAACAGTTTAGTCTCGGGCCCGACCGCCAACGGAAACAACGCGATGACGATGGCGAAGAATACCAGCGGGTTGGCCAACTCAGCCGGGCGACGACACAGCAACCGCGCTTCGCGGGAAACCAACAGGGCAAACACGCTCATAGCGACCACCGGCCCAGGTCGAGGTCACGGTAACCGGCGGGCACACGCGTGAGGGTATGGTGAGTGGTCAGTACGATCAAACCGCCCTGCTCGCAATGTTGGGCCAGGTGTTCTTCCAACTGGGCGACGCCTTGTTTGTCGAGGGCGGTAAAGGGCTCGTCGAGAATCCACAGCAGCGGGCCGGGCAGATACAACCGCGCCAGGGCCACGCGGCGCTGTTGGCCGGCGGACAGGGTGTGGCAGGGCACGTCTTCGAAACCCTTGAGACCGACGGCGGCCAGGGCCTGCCAGATGGCGTCGCGGGACGCCGGGTGATGCAGGGCGCTGAGCCAGCTGAGGTTTTCTTCTGCGCTCAGCACGTCCTTGATGCCGGCGGCGTGGCCGATCCAGATCAGGTTACGGGCGAGTTCGCTGCGTTGCTCGTTGAGGGGCTTGCCGTTGAGTCGTACCTCACCGGCCGTCGGCTGCATCAAACCGGCCAGCAGGCGCAGCAAACTGGTCTTGCCACTGCCGTTGGGGCCGCTGATTTGCACCATGTCGCCGCCCGCCAGACGCAGTTCGAGGTGTTCGAACAGCAGGCGCAGGTCACGCTCACAGGCAAGCGCTACGGCTTCAAGAAGAGGGCTGGTCAAGAGATCGCGGGCCTTTACGGTTCAAGTCGGCGGTGCAGCGGCCGTTATAGAAAGATGCACAATAACGGCTTTGGCGACCGATTTTAGAGAGCTGGATCAAATAGTTGTGAGGTTTTTACCGCTCTCTTTGCAGACGGGCGGCATTATACATGCGATGCCCTACTCTAAAGAGGGCAATTTCCCCAGAGACGAAGCGCGCGATGACCGGTGAGATCAACCTTCCGACCCTTCCACCCGCCCCGGCAACCGGGCCCAGCCCCGTGCCTGCGACCGGTGAATTGCTGAAACTGCTCGAGCCGCAGATCGGCTTGATCGACCCCGGAAAAACCGCGAACGCGCAAGTGATTGGCCTTAAACAAGGCGGTGAAGCCTTTCAGTTGCTGCTCAAGCTGACACTGGAAGGTGGCCGCCAGACCCTGGTGCAGGCCAGCAGCGCCCAGCCGCTGCCGCTGGGCAGCAATGTGGCGGTGAGCCAGACGCCCGCCGGCAACCTGACCCTCAGCTTGCAACAGGCCATGAGCGCCAACGTCGCCGCCCTCACCCGCATCGACACCAACCAGATGCCGGTGGGCACGCTGTTGCAGGCCAAGGTGCTGACCACGCAGATGCTGCCGCAGGGCACGGCGCAACCGGCGATCTACCGCTCCTTGGTGACCGTGCTCAACAATGCCCTGGCGGGTGCGACGCTGACGGTAGAAAGCCCGCAGCCCCTGCGCGTCGGCAGTTTGCTCAGTGCCGTGGTGCAAACCCCACACACCCTGAGCTTTGTGCCGTTGAGCGGGCTCAAGGATCAACTGGCGGTCACACAACAACTGGCCACCCAGCAAAGTCGCCAGGGTTCGCTGGATGCCGTGTTCAACGCCATCCAGAACCTGCCGCGTGGCGACAGCACCTCCGCCGACCTGCGCGCAGCAGCCGACCGACTGCTGGCGGCCTTGCCCGACCTGGCGCAAGTCAGTAATCCCAAGGTGCTGGCACAAGTGGTGCAAAACAGCGGCGCGTTTCTGGAAGCCAAATTACTCGCCGGGCAAAACCCGCAAGTGCCGCCACTGGACATGAAGGGCGCCTTGCTGCGCCTGGTCGCGGATTTAGTGCCCGCCCTGCCTGCCAGCACCAACCTCAATGCCATCCTCGCCGCCAATACCCTGGCTCAGGTGCTGCCGAACTTTGTGCGCAGCCCGCTGAACACCCTCGGCCAGGTCAGCGCTCGCCAAGCACCGGCCAGCTTCCCGCTGCCCGAGCGGTTGATGGCGAAACTGGAAGGCGAAGGCGACCTGGAAAACCTGCTGCGCCTGGCCGCCGGGGCAATTTCACGCTTGCAGAGCCATCAATTGTCGAGCCTGGAACAAACCGGCACTACCGCCGATGGCCGCCTGCAAACCACCTGGCAACTGGAGATCCCCATGCGCACCTTGCAGGACATCGTGCCGCTGCAGGTCAAGTTCCAGCGTGAAGAACCCGCGGCGGACAAGGACCAACCCGACCGTAAAGACAAGAAAGACCCAAAACAGATGCTCTGGCGCGTGGAGCTGGCCTTCGACATGGAGCCACTGGGGCCGTTGCAGGTTCAGGCTCAACTGACCCAGGGCAAACTGTCCAGCCAGCTGTGGGCCACGCGACCGTTCACCGCCAGCCTGATCGAAAGCCATTTGGGCAACTTGCGCGAACGCCTGGTGACCTCGGGCATCAACGTCGGCGACCTCGATTGCCACCTCGGCACGCCACCACGCGGGCCGAAAACCGGACTGGAGCAACGCTGGGTGGATGAAACCGCATGAAGAACCCTACCCCACCGCGCCAGGCGATTGCCCTCAAGTACGACGGCCAACAAGCCCCGACCCTGACTGCCAAGGGCGACGATGCCCTGGCCGAAGCGATCCTGAAACTGGCGCGGGAAAATGAAGTCCCGATCTATGAAAACGCCGAGCTGGTGAAACTGCTGGCGCGCATGGAATTGGGTGACAGTATTCCGGAGGAGCTGTACCGCACCATCGCCGAGATTATTGCGTTTGCGTGGACATTGAAGGGCAAGTTCCCGGTCGGCTATGACCCGGATGCGGGGCCGGTGGAGCGGGATGTGACTGAGCGTGGGGATGATTACTGAATTCTCAAAGGTCTACCAAAATCTAAATGTGGGAGCTGGCTTGCCTGCGATGGCGCCATCGCAGGCAAGCCAGCTCCCACAGTCGATCTCTATTGTCAGTTCAATACTTCACTGAGCGGGATGAAATTGACCCGATCCCCCATCTCCAGCGTCGTCCCCTCCAACACCTCCACAAACCCCTGCGCCCACGCCGCGCTGCGCAGCACGCCGGAGCTCTGGTTGCGGTAGATGATCGCCTTGCCCTGCTCGATGCGCGCACGCAGATACTCACGACGGTTGCCCGGTTTGGGCCAGGTGAAGCCCACCGGCACTTCGAAACGCAGCGGCTCCACATCCGCCACACCTTGGCGGCGCAGTAGATAAGGCCGGGCCAGCAGCGCGAACGTCACCAGCGTCGAGGCCGGATTACCCGGCAGGCCGATCACCGGCACACCACGGAAGTGCCCGAAGGTCAGCGGCTTGCCCGGTTTGATCGCAAGTTTCCACAGGGCCAATTCGCCCTCTTCGCGCAAGGCGATGCCCAGGAAGTCCGCCTCGCCCACTGACACCCCGCCGGTAGACAGGATCAGGTCGGCCGCGCCCAGGCTCGCCAGGCGGGCACGGGTCTGTTCCAGATCATCCGGCAGGATGCCGGCGTCGATCACCTCACAGCCCATGCGCTCCAGCCAAGAGCACAGCACACGGCGATTGCTGTTGTAGATCTGCCCCGGCCCCAGCGGCAAGCCAGGCTCGATCAACTCGTCACCGGTAGACAGCACGGCCACTCGCGGTCGGCGGATCACGCTCAGGCTGGCGTGCCCCAGGGAGGCGGCCAGGCCCAGTTCGATAGGGCCCAGGCGTGTTCCGGCGCTGAGCACCAACTCGCCAACGGTGGTTTCCTGGCCTTGCGGGCGGATGTTCTGGCCGACCTGCAACGGCTCGCTGAAGCTCACGCGCTGGTCGGCGTGGACCACGGCGTTCTCCTGCATCTCCACGCAATCCGCGCCTTCGGGTACCGGCGCTCCGGTGAAGATGCGGGCGCAGGTGCCGGCCGCCAAGGGTTGCGGCGCCTGGCCGGCGAAGATGCGCTGGCTGACCACCAGCGGCTCACCGGCCCAGTCCGACAGGCGCAGGGCATAACCGTCCATGGCGCTGTTGGGCCAGGGCGGCAGGTCGAAGGTAGAGATCAGGTCCTGGGCCAGCACGCGGCCGTCGCACTCGGCCAGCGGCAGTCCATTTTGCTCACGGATCGGCGCCGCTTCGGCCATGTCGAGCAATTGGCGCAGCGCGTCTTCCACCGGCATCAGGGCACCGGTCTTGCCGGGCTTACCCACGCGATTCACAGGGTTCAGCCTGCTTCAGGTGCGGCACGAAGTTGCACGGGCGGTGGCGGTTATCCAGTTGCTCGGCGAGGATGCCATCCCAACCGGTGCGCACCGCATTGGTGGAACCCGGCAAGCAGCACACCAGCGTGCCATTGGCCAGGCCGGCCAGGGCGCGGGATTGCACGGTGGAGGTGCCGATATCGGCCACGGAGATCTGCCGGAACAGTTCGCCAAAGCCATCGACTTGCTTGTCCAGCAGGCAGCTTACAGCCTCGGGCGTGCTGTCGCGGCCGGTGAAGCCGGTGCCGCCGGTGATCAGCACCACTTGCACCACGTCTTCGGCGATCCAGTGGGCGACCTGGGCGCGGATCTTGTAGAGGTCGTCCTTGAGCAGCACACGCTCGGCCAGGTTGTGGCCGGCGGCGGTCAGGCGGTCGACGAAGACCTGGCCGGAGGTGTCGGTTTCGAGGGTACGGGTGTCGCTGACGGTCAACACAGCGATATTCAGGGGTACAAAGGGCGCATCGGCCTTGGCTTTCATGGCAGGGTCCGGTTGTCGAAGGAACAGCCCGGTGTTATATCACAGGGCCCTATTTACCTGCCGCAGCGGAACCGCCATGTCTTTCGATTCTTCGCCCCTGCCCTGTTCGATTCTGCTGTTGGCCGGTGGCCGCGGCCAACGCATGGGCGGCCAGGACAAGGGTTTGTTGCAATGGCGTGGCCAGCCGTTGATTGCCCATTTGCAACGCCTGACCCGCCCACTGACCGATGACCTGATCATCTCCTGCAACCGCAACCATGACCGCTACCGGCCCTACGCCGACCAGTTGGTGAGCGACGACAGCCCGGACTTCCCCGGCCCGCTCGCGGGCATCCGGGCCGGACTCGCGGCTGCGCGTGGTGCGCATTTGCTGGTACTGCCGTGTGACGTTCCAAACATCGACGTAGGACTACTCACCGACCTGCGTGAGACTGCACGCCGCAACCCGCTGCTGCCGGTCATGGTGCGTCATGGGGCATTCTGGGAACCCTTGATCTGCATCATCCCCACCGGCCTGCAAACCCAGATAGAACGGGCCTGGGACGCCGGTGAACGGAGCCCGCGCAAGATCCTGCTGCAACTGAGTGGCGTGGGCCTGGAATGCCCAGAGGATGACCCACGCCTGGCCAACCTTAATACCCCCGAGCTGTTGCACCCGGGGTCCGACGTGTCAGAATGAACGTTCGCATAAGGAACTTTGGCGACGTGTCACGCGTCACAAGGTCAGCAATTAAAAAGTATTCTCTCGGAGACAAACTCATGACTCAACGGACCATCGCCGCTCTCATGCTTGCACTGGGCCTCGCTACCCTCGCCGGTTGCGCCTCGCCTACAGTGATCACCCTGAATGACGGTCGCGAAATCCAGGCCGTCGACACCCCTAAATTCGACAAGGATTCGGGCTTCTACGAGTTCGAACAACTGGACGGCAAGCAGACCCGTATCAACAAGGATCAGGTCCGCACCGTTAAAGATCTGTAAGCCTCAAACGCTTGCCACCAAGGCCCGCCTCGTGCGGGCCTTGTCGTTTGCGCAGGGTTACCAGTCGAGGGTGATCCGGCTGCTGAAGTGGCGTTCCTCGCCCGTCACGGGGTCGACAAACCGCACGCCCTGGGCCAGCAATTTCAGCGGGTTGGCGTAGTCGTCCACGGCATCCTTGAGCACATCGGGGTAGAACGGGTCGTTACAGATACTCGCCCCCAGCGCGGTCATGTGCACGCGCAGCTGGTGCTTCTTGCCGGTCACGGGGAACAGGCCATAGCGCCATAAATCGCGGTTTTTTTCGCGCACCTGCACGCCGGTCTCGGTGTTACTGGCGCCCGCGCCTTCTTGCATGCGAAAGAAGGGTTCGCCCTCCACCAAGCGGCTTTTGTGCACCAGGGGGAAGGTCAGGTTCGGTAAGGCAGGGGCGATGGCTTCGTAGAATTTATCGATGCGGCGTGTGGGAAACAGCTGCTGATACGCCGAGCGGCTGGCCGGGTTGGCCGAGAACAGCACCAGGCCCGCCGTATGCCGGTCGATACGATGCAGGGGCACCAGCGCAGGGTTGTCCAGGCGACGAATCAGGCGGCGCAACAGGGTTTGCTCGACGTATTCACCGGCCGGGGTCACGGGCAGGAAATGCGGTTTGTCGGCGACCACCAGATGCTCGTCGGCGTACAGGATGTTTTCCTGCACCGGGATCACCTTTTCGTTCGGCACTTCACGAAAGTAGTAGATGCACAGACCTTCCTTGTAGGCCAGGTCCAGGCGGATCGGGCTGCCGTGGATATCCAGCACCCGGCCTCGGGCGATGCGGTCCAACCAGTGTTCACGGCTGATCGCCGGGAAGTGCTCGCACAGGCAATCCAACACCGTCGCCCACGGGCCAGGTGGCAAATAAAGCGTGCTCGCTTGATGCTGGGACGCGGAAAAACCGAAAGTGGACATGAAATGCTCGAAGCCTGGGAAAACAGGCCGGCATTATCCCGCATGGAGCGGGATGGAGCCTAGGGCGGATCTCAGGCTTTGATCAATTCGGCCCTCAGGATCGGCGAAGCACTGGCGGCCTCGGTGAACTCCTTGAGCCAACGCAGCACATCCACCGCCTCCCAGCGGCCGGGGTCATACAGCGCGTACAGCAAGCCCTGGTAACCCACCACATCCAGCTGCTTGTGGTAGCCGGCGCGCTGGAACAACGCCTCGATCTCCGCAAAGCAGGTGTTGAAATGCACTTTGTTAAACGGCGTCTTGCCTTCCGTGACCAGGCCGTCGAGGCGCAGCTCGTTCACCGCGTCGCGCACGACGTCGGCGGACATGCGATTGACGCTGCTTTTCAGTTGTTCAACATTCACCACGGGCGTTCCCTCTATTCAATCGCTGTACAAACATACAGTAACTTAATATTTGGAAAGCCGCTATCGGATAAAGCTCAGCGCAGGAAGGCCACCACCTGCTCGGCATCGAATGGCCAGTCCAGTTCTGCCCCGCTGTCTACCCGGCGAAGCACCGGAATCCGTAGGCCGTAGGCGTCGCTCAGATCAATCGGGTCGGTGATATCCACCAACTCCACCAGCAACCCGCGTTCGACGAGCGGCATGATCTCGGCTTCGGCAATCTCACACAAATGGCAACCCAGGGTGCCGAATAACTGGCATTCAGGCAGCATGACAATGGCCCTGATCAGGAAGTAGGCGAACATTCTAAGCCCGACGAAAACCTGTGGCGAGTAGGCTTCGTGGCGAGCGGGCTTGCCCGCGTTGGGCTGCGA
The genomic region above belongs to Pseudomonas poae and contains:
- a CDS encoding flagellar hook-length control protein FliK, with protein sequence MTGEINLPTLPPAPATGPSPVPATGELLKLLEPQIGLIDPGKTANAQVIGLKQGGEAFQLLLKLTLEGGRQTLVQASSAQPLPLGSNVAVSQTPAGNLTLSLQQAMSANVAALTRIDTNQMPVGTLLQAKVLTTQMLPQGTAQPAIYRSLVTVLNNALAGATLTVESPQPLRVGSLLSAVVQTPHTLSFVPLSGLKDQLAVTQQLATQQSRQGSLDAVFNAIQNLPRGDSTSADLRAAADRLLAALPDLAQVSNPKVLAQVVQNSGAFLEAKLLAGQNPQVPPLDMKGALLRLVADLVPALPASTNLNAILAANTLAQVLPNFVRSPLNTLGQVSARQAPASFPLPERLMAKLEGEGDLENLLRLAAGAISRLQSHQLSSLEQTGTTADGRLQTTWQLEIPMRTLQDIVPLQVKFQREEPAADKDQPDRKDKKDPKQMLWRVELAFDMEPLGPLQVQAQLTQGKLSSQLWATRPFTASLIESHLGNLRERLVTSGINVGDLDCHLGTPPRGPKTGLEQRWVDETA
- the moaB gene encoding molybdenum cofactor biosynthesis protein B, encoding MKAKADAPFVPLNIAVLTVSDTRTLETDTSGQVFVDRLTAAGHNLAERVLLKDDLYKIRAQVAHWIAEDVVQVVLITGGTGFTGRDSTPEAVSCLLDKQVDGFGELFRQISVADIGTSTVQSRALAGLANGTLVCCLPGSTNAVRTGWDGILAEQLDNRHRPCNFVPHLKQAEPCESRG
- the ccmA gene encoding cytochrome c biogenesis heme-transporting ATPase CcmA, whose amino-acid sequence is MTSPLLEAVALACERDLRLLFEHLELRLAGGDMVQISGPNGSGKTSLLRLLAGLMQPTAGEVRLNGKPLNEQRSELARNLIWIGHAAGIKDVLSAEENLSWLSALHHPASRDAIWQALAAVGLKGFEDVPCHTLSAGQQRRVALARLYLPGPLLWILDEPFTALDKQGVAQLEEHLAQHCEQGGLIVLTTHHTLTRVPAGYRDLDLGRWSL
- the ccmB gene encoding heme exporter protein CcmB → MSVFALLVSREARLLCRRPAELANPLVFFAIVIALFPLAVGPETKLLQTLSPGLVWVAALLSVLLSLDGLFRSDFEDGSLEQWVLSSHPLPLLVLAKVLAHWAFSGLALVLLSPLLAMMLGLPAECLPVLLLSLLLGTPVLSLLGAVGAALTVGLKRGGLLLALLILPLYIPVLILGSGALQAALMGMPATGYLLWLGSLTALAVTLTPFAIAAGLKISVGE
- a CDS encoding molybdopterin molybdotransferase MoeA, which produces MNRVGKPGKTGALMPVEDALRQLLDMAEAAPIREQNGLPLAECDGRVLAQDLISTFDLPPWPNSAMDGYALRLSDWAGEPLVVSQRIFAGQAPQPLAAGTCARIFTGAPVPEGADCVEMQENAVVHADQRVSFSEPLQVGQNIRPQGQETTVGELVLSAGTRLGPIELGLAASLGHASLSVIRRPRVAVLSTGDELIEPGLPLGPGQIYNSNRRVLCSWLERMGCEVIDAGILPDDLEQTRARLASLGAADLILSTGGVSVGEADFLGIALREEGELALWKLAIKPGKPLTFGHFRGVPVIGLPGNPASTLVTFALLARPYLLRRQGVADVEPLRFEVPVGFTWPKPGNRREYLRARIEQGKAIIYRNQSSGVLRSAAWAQGFVEVLEGTTLEMGDRVNFIPLSEVLN
- a CDS encoding EscU/YscU/HrcU family type III secretion system export apparatus switch protein codes for the protein MKNPTPPRQAIALKYDGQQAPTLTAKGDDALAEAILKLARENEVPIYENAELVKLLARMELGDSIPEELYRTIAEIIAFAWTLKGKFPVGYDPDAGPVERDVTERGDDY
- the mobA gene encoding molybdenum cofactor guanylyltransferase MobA, with protein sequence MSFDSSPLPCSILLLAGGRGQRMGGQDKGLLQWRGQPLIAHLQRLTRPLTDDLIISCNRNHDRYRPYADQLVSDDSPDFPGPLAGIRAGLAAARGAHLLVLPCDVPNIDVGLLTDLRETARRNPLLPVMVRHGAFWEPLICIIPTGLQTQIERAWDAGERSPRKILLQLSGVGLECPEDDPRLANLNTPELLHPGSDVSE